In Colletotrichum higginsianum IMI 349063 chromosome 3, whole genome shotgun sequence, a genomic segment contains:
- a CDS encoding Hsp70-like protein, whose translation MSVVGVDFGTLKTVIAVARNRGVDVISNEVSNRATPSVVGFGPKSRYLGESAKTQEISNLKNTVSAIKRLAGRSFNDPDAQIEQQYITAPLVDVNGQVGVEVNYLGKKERFTNTQLIAMYLSKIKQTTQAEIKLPVSDLVMSVPAWFTDIQRRAIIDAAEIAGLKLLRLMNDTTAAALGWGITKLDLPAPEEKPRRVAFIDIGHSNYTASIVEFKKGELAVKGTAFDRHFGGRDFDKALVEHLGKEFSGKYKIDIHSNGRAMARTIAAAEKCKKILSANQQAPVNIESIMNDVDVAAMITRQEFEAMVEPLLARVHVPLEQALAEAKLTKDDIDIIEVIGGGSRVPALKERIQAFFGKTLSFTLNQDEAIARGAAFSCAILSPVFRVRDFTVQDIMSYPIEFTWEKAPDIPDEDTSLTVFNRGNVLPSTKILTFYRKQPFDLEARYAKPEDLPGKINPWIGRFSVKGVKADGKDDFMICKLKARVNIHGVLNVESGYYVEDQEVEEEVKEDENGDKKDPDVSFEASRHEVLLPTEVGDAMRSPPKRRRHDIDPEPRSYPPCEFVEDEDGMPKLTYAPLKAMETDNKDDTPKKTRKVKKQVRKGDLPIVSGTASLSETARTSLFEKESSMVMEDKLVADTEEKKNELETYIYDLRNKLDDQYAEFASDEEKTKIKEKLEQTEDWLYDEGDDTTKAVYIAKIDEIRAMAGPIVQRHFDKVEEERRLVQERVDAEKAAKRAEEEARKAAEAEKAPKDEEMTDADGNKPEGEQAGEGTK comes from the exons ATGAGTGTCGTTG GTGTCGATTTCGGAACCCTCAAGACGGTGATTGCCGTCGCCAGAAATCGCGGCGTCGATGTG ATCTCCAACGAGGTTTCCAACCGCGCCACGCC ATCTGTGGTTGGCTTCGGCCCCAAGTCGCGATACCTCGGCGAGAGCGCCAAGACGCAAGAGATCTCCAACCTGAAGAACACCGTCAGCGCCATCAAGCGTCTTGCCGGTCGCTCTTTCAACGACCCCGATGCCCAGATCGAGCAGCAGTACATCACCGCCCCTCTTGTCGATGTTAACGGTcaggtcggcgtcgaggtcaaCTACCTCGGCAAGAAGGAGAGGTTCACCAACACCCAGCTGATTGCCATGTACCTGAGCAAGATCAAGCAGACGACGCAAGCCGAGATCAAGCTCCCCGTCTCTGACTTGGTAATGAGCGTCCCCGCTTGGTTCACTGACATCCAGCGCCGCGCTATTatcgatgccgccgagatcgccggACTGAAGCTCCTTCGCCTTATGAACGACACTACTGCTGCCGCTTTGGGCTGGGGTATCACCAAGCTCGACCTCCCCGCTCCCGAGGAGAAGCCCCGCCGTGTGGCCTTCATCGACATTGGCCACAGCAACTACACTGCTTCCATTGTCGAAttcaagaagggcgagctcgccgtcaaGGGCACCGCCTTTGACCGCCACTTTGGTGGCCGTGACTTCGAcaaggccctcgtcgagcaccTCGGCAAGGAGTTCAGCGGCAAGTACAAGATTGACATCCACTCCAACGGCCGGGCCATGGCTCGCAccattgccgccgccgagaagtgCAAGAAGATTTTGTCTGCCAACCAGCAGGCCCCTGTCAACATCGAGTCCATCAtgaacgacgtcgacgttgcCGCCATGATTACCCGCCAGGAGTTCGAGGCCATGGTTGAGCCTCTGCTGGCCCGCGTCCACGTGCCTCTCGAGCAGGCtctggccgaggccaagctgACCAAGGATGATATCGACATCATTGAGGTCATCGGCGGTGGCAGCCGTGTCCCCGCCCTCAAGGAGAGAATCCAGGCTTTCTTCGGCAAGACCCTATCCTTCACCCTGAACCAAGACGAGGCCATTGCCCGTGGTGCCGCCTTCAGCTGCGCCATCCTGTCCCCCGTCTTCCGAGTCCGCGATTTCACTGTCCAGGATATCATGAGCTACCCCATCGAGTTCACCTGGGAGAAGGCTCCCGATATCCCCGATGAAGACACCAGCCTGACCGTCTTTAACCGCGGCAACGTCCTGCCTTCTACCAAGATCCTTACCTTCTACCGCAAGCAGcccttcgacctcgaggctcGCTACGCCAAGCCTGAAGACCTTCCGGGCAAGATCAACCCATGGATTGGTCGCTTTTCCGTCAAGGGCGTTaaggccgacggcaaggacgATTTCATGATCTGCAAGCTCAAGGCGCGCGTCAATATCCATGGTGTTCTCAACGTCGAGAGCGGCTATTATGTCGAGGAccaggaggtcgaggaggaggtcaaggaAGACGAGAACGGAGACAAGAAGGACCCTGATGTGAGTTTTGAGGCGTCTCGTCATGAAGTTTTGTTACCTACCGAGGTGGGCGATGCCatgaggtcgccgccgaaaCGTCGACGTCATGACATTGACCCTGAGCCTCGTTCTTACCCGCCCTGCGAGttcgtcgaggacgaagatgggATGCCGAAGCTAACGTATGCACCCCTTAAGGCCATGGAGACGGACAACAAGGACGATACGCCCAAGAAGACCCGTAAGGTCAAGAAGCAGGTCCGCAAGGGCGACCTGCCCATCGTCAGCGGCACCGCGTCCCTGTCCGAAACAGCGAGAACCTCGCTTTTCGAGAAGGAGTCTTCCATGGTTATGGAGGACAAGCTTGTTGCCGACAccgaggaaaagaagaacgAGCTCGAGACCTACATCTACGATCTCCGCAACAAGCTCGACGACCAGTACGCTGAGTTTGCTAGTGATGAGGAGAAGACCAAGATTAAGGAGAAGCTTGAGCAGACCGAA GACTGGCTCTACGATGAGGGTGATGACACCACCAAGGCTGTCTACATCGCCAAGATCGACGAGATCCGTGCTATGGCCGGACCTATTGTTCAACGCCACTTCGACAAGGTTGAGGAGGAGCGCCGCCTCGTTCAGGAGAGAGTAGACGCCGAGAAGGCTGCCAAGCGtgccgaagaggaggcccGCAAAGCCGCCGAGGCAGAGAAGGCTCCCAAGGATGAGGAGATgaccgatgccgacggcaacAAGCCCGAGGGTGAGCAGGCTGGTGAGGGCACAAAATAG